In the Populus trichocarpa isolate Nisqually-1 chromosome 1, P.trichocarpa_v4.1, whole genome shotgun sequence genome, one interval contains:
- the LOC7470567 gene encoding 3-isopropylmalate dehydrogenase, chloroplastic — MIASASSMQINALHPIKPIFLLKPASLRPSRIRCAAATTKQSKRYSITLLPGDGIGPEVISVAKNVLNLAGSLEGIEFNFQEMPMGGSALDMVGVPLPDETLLAAKKSDAVLLGAIGGYKWDKNEKHLKPETGLLQLREGLEVFANLRPATVLPQLVDASTLKKEVAEGVDVMVVRELTGGIYFGKPRGFGTNEDGEEIGFNTEVYATYEVDRIARVAFETARKRHGKLCSVDKANVLEASMFWRKRVISIAAEYPDVELSHMYVDNAAMQLVRNPKQFDTIVTNNIFGDILSDEASMITGSIGMLPSASLGSSGPGLFEPIHGSAPDIANQDKANPLATVLSAAMLLKYGLGEENAAKRIENAVLDTLNKGFRTGDIYSAGNKLVGCKEMGEEVLKSVDSQVAAAV, encoded by the exons ATGATTGCTTCTGCTTCCTCTATGCAGATTAATGCGCTGCATCCAATCAAACCCATTTTCCTTCTTAAACCTGCCTCCCTGAGACCAAGCAGAATCAGGTGCGCCGCTGCCACCACCAAGCAATCCAAACGCTACTCCATCACTCTTCTCCCTGGCGATGGCATTGGTCCCGAAGTCATCTCTGTCGCTAAAAACGTACTCAACCTTGCTGGGTCTCTTGAAG GGATTGAATTTAACTTTCAAGAAATGCCTATGGGTGGATCTGCTTTGGATATGGTTGGAGTTCCATTGCCGGACGAAACCCTTTTGGCAGCGAAGAAATCTGACGCGGTTCTTCTTGGAGCCATTGGAGG GTACAAAtgggataaaaatgaaaaacatctGAAGCCAGAGACTGGATTGCTTCAGCTTAGAGAAGGTCTTGAGGTCTTTGCGAATTTGAGGCCAGCAACTGTTTTGCCACAG CTAGTGGATGCTTCAACTTTAAAGAAAGAGGTTGCTGAAGGTGTTGATGTAATGGTTGTAAGAGAGCTTACTGGAG GTATTTATTTTGGGAAGCCAAGGGGTTTTGGCACCAATGAAGATGGTGAAGAGATAGGCTTCAATACCGAGGTGTATGCTACATACGAG GTTGATCGTATTGCACGTGTTGCATTTGAGACTGCTAGAAAGCGACATGGAAAACTTTGCTCAGTTGACAAAGCAAATGTCTTGGAG gCATCAATGTTTTGGAGAAAACGAGTGATCTCTATAGCGGCAGAATATCCTGATGTTGAGCTTTCACACATGTATGTTGATAATGCCGCAATGCAGCTTGTCCGCAATCCAAAACAG TTTGACACAATAGTGACGAACAACATATTTGGCGATATACTATCTGATGAGGCTTCAATGATTACTGGAAGTATTGGGATGCTTCCATCTGCTAGTCTTGGTTCATCA GGACCTGGACTTTTTGAACCAATACATGGTTCTGCTCCTGACATTGCTAACCAG GATAAGGCCAACCCATTGGCAACTGTCCTGAGTGCTGCAATGCTTTTGAAGTATGGTCTGGGGGAAGAAAATGCTGCCAAGAGAATTGAGAATGCAGTCTTGGATACCCTGAATAAGGGTTTTCGAACGGGTGATATTTACTCAGCTGGAAAT AAATTAGTAGGATGCAAGGAAATGGGTGAAGAGGTGCTGAAATCAGTAGACTCCcaagttgctgctgctgtttga
- the LOC7470568 gene encoding protein NRT1/ PTR FAMILY 1.2, with product MEKNMEEPLSSQGEMTHQHTTPKHSKGGLITMPFIIANEAFEKVASYGLIPNMILYLMRDYSVGVAKGTNILFLWTAGTNFMPILGALISDSYLGRFLTIGLGSISSLLGMILLWLTAMVPKVRPPPCDITTQSCKTPTTGQMTLLLSSFALMSIGAGGVRPCSIAFGADQLDNKSNPKNERVLESFFGWYYASAAISVLISLTAIVYIQDHLGWKVGFGVPAILMFLSALLFFFASPFYVKQKPSKSLFTGFIQVPVVAYKNRKLAFPPRDSDGWYHHKRDSKFIAPTTKLRFLNKACIIRNPEQDIASDGSASNPWSLCTIEQVEELKALLKVIPLWSTGIMISINISQSTFQLLQASSMDRHISSSFQIPAGSFGMFTIISLATWVILYDRAILPLASKIKGKPVQLGAKLRMGIGLFLSCMAMVVSAIVESIRRRKAIREGYLNNAHAVLDMSAMWLVPQYCLNGLAEAFNAIGQTEFYYSEFPKSMSSIAAALFGLGMAVANLLASAILSAVDKLTSRGGKESWVSNNINKGHYDNYYWLLAIMSSVNLLYFLVCSWAYGPCVERVIKVSDEGNGFKEEEFSNIGAIVKDEV from the exons ATGGAGAAGAACATGGAAGAGCCCTTGTCAAGCCAAGGGGAAATGACCCACCAGCACACTACCCCCAAACATTCAAAGGGTGGTCTCATTACCATGCCATTCATTATTG CAAATGAGGCATTTGAGAAGGTAGCAAGCTATGGATTGATACCAAATATGATACTGTACCTGATGAGAGATTACAGCGTGGGAGTAGCGAAGGGGACCAACATCCTCTTCCTCTGGACTGCTGGTACAAATTTCATGCCAATTTTGGGAGCTTTAATCTCTGATTCATACTTAGGCCGCTTCCTCACCATTGGCCTGGGTTCCATCTCCAGTCTCTTG GGAATGATCCTACTGTGGTTAACAGCAATGGTTCCCAAAGTTAGGCCTCCTCCCTGTGACATAACAACTCAAAGCTGTAAAACCCCAACAACGGGCCAGATGACTCTGCTGTTGTCCTCCTTCGCATTGATGTCCATTGGAGCTGGTGGCGTTAGACCATGTTCCATAGCATTTGGTGCTGACCAATTGGACAACAAATCTAACCCGAAAAATGAAAGGGTCTTGGAGAGCTTCTTTGGCTGGTACTATGCCTCGGCAGCTATTTCTGTCTTGATTTCTCTGACGGCTATAGTTTATATTCAAGATCATCTTGGTTGGAAAGTAGGATTTGGAGTTCCTGCAATCCTTATGTTCCTCTCtgctttgttgttcttctttGCTTCTCCATTTTATGTAAAGCAAAAACCAAGTAAAAGCTTGTTCACTGGCTTTATACAAGTGCCTGTCGTTGCTTACAAGAACAGAAAACTCGCATTCCCGCCCAGAGACTCTGATGGTTGGTACCATCACAAGAGGGACTCAAAGTTTATTGCGCCAACAACCAAACTAAG GTTCTTGAACAAGGCTTGCATCATCAGAAATCCTGAACAAGATATAGCCTCAGATGGATCGGCATCAAATCCGTGGAGTCTATGCACAATAGAGCAAGTTGAAGAACTCAAGGCGCTTCTTAAAGTCATCCCATTGTGGTCCACTGGGATAATGATATCCATAAACATTAGCCAAAGCACTTTTCAATTGCTCCAAGCAAGTTCCATGGACCGACACATTTCTTCCAGCTTTCAAATCCCAGCTGGCTCTTTTGGTATGTTCACAATCATCTCTCTGGCAACATGGGTTATCCTCTATGATCGCGCTATCCTTCCCTTGGCATCTAAAATAAAGGGCAAGCCAGTGCAGTTAGGTGCTAAACTAAGGATGGGAATTGGCCTATTTCTCTCCTGCATGGCCATGGTAGTTTCCGCAATAGTTGAGAGCATTCGGCGAAGGAAAGCAATCCGGGAAGGGTATTTGAACAATGCTCATGCGGTATTGGATATGTCTGCAATGTGGCTTGTGCCGCAATATTGCTTGAATGGATTGGCAGAAGCCTTCAACGCAATAGGCCAAACAGAGTTTTATTACTCAGAGTTCCCTAAGAGCATGTCTAGTATTGCAGCTGCACTATTCGGATTAGGAATGGCTGTGGCAAACTTATTAGCAAGTGCTATACTAAGCGCAGTTGATAAGCTCACTTCAAGAGGGGGCAAAGAGAGCTGGGTTTCAAATAACATTAACAAGGGTCATTATGATAACTACTACTGGCTTCTTGCCATAATGAGTTCTGTTAATTTGCTATATTTTCTAGTATGTAGCTGGGCTTACGGACCTTGTGTGGAGCGAGTAATAAAGGTCAGTGATGAGGGGAATGGCTTTAAGGAGGAAGAATTTTCTAATATAGGAGCTATTGTTAAAGACGAAGTATAA